The Hordeum vulgare subsp. vulgare chromosome 4H, MorexV3_pseudomolecules_assembly, whole genome shotgun sequence genomic interval CCGTGGGGAAGAGCATCCACATGTCAGCGAAGAAGCGAGATAGCCAAAATGTCGGACGGACGGGGCCTATCATACAAGCCACGCCGTCGGCGGTCAGGACCCTGTAGGCCTCCCTGATCCCCCGTTGTGGATCAGGCCAATACTCAATGCTGCCGTGTATATGGAGGCCAAAAACAAGAACTCAATcattggatatatatatatatgtcaactTAAAGTCTAAGGAGAGGTACTAGAGGAGATTGTCTATAACCCACCTGCCAGCGGAGACGTATCGGTCGAAGGTGTCGGTGGGGAAGGGAAGGTCCTCGGCGTCACCCTTCATGATCTTGATGCCCCTTAGGGCCTTCTTCTTTCTGGCCTTGTCGAGTTGGTGCGGCGACTGGTCGATCAGCGTCACGTTCTCGGGATCGACGTGCCGGACGACGCCGAGCGTGGTGAACCCAGTGCCACCGCCGACATCGACCACCTTGAGGGCCCGGCTATGGAGGCGGGCATGCTCCAGGGAGATGTCGCGCATGTCCTCAGTGTACTGGCCGGGGTTGAAGACATGGTCGTAGCCGAAGGAGATGAAGCTGTAGAACCAGAGGGCCTCCTTTTTGTGCTGGATCAGCCGGAGTGGCTTGCTGGAACCCATGGCGAAACGTTGCTTGGCAAGCAAGCGAATGAGTGATGTCTAGGGGAGTGGGATGGCATCTATTTATACCGCTAGTACTCCTCGTAGAAATAATGGAGGGACTAGTTGCTTTGGCAAGGCCTGCCTAGTACAATAATGGTGCATTTAATTAGTCTACTAGTTCTGGTAGTAGTAGATACAATTCCTCGGTCTTCAAAACAATAATTTCGCCCTAAGTTAAAcctatagtatagccaactgctgtctATATGATGTTATCATGTCACACATAATCAGCACttataaccacacatataataaGGCTAGCTATAAGGTTGCCTATAAGATTACTACAttagttttttctttcttttttctctatCTCTTTTCGTATTTATTAGATTTAACTAGAAGTACCCATATAATTAGGCTCTTGCATGAGTTGAGAGCCCCA includes:
- the LOC123450973 gene encoding 2-methyl-6-phytyl-1,4-hydroquinone methyltransferase 2, chloroplastic-like, with amino-acid sequence MGSSKPLRLIQHKKEALWFYSFISFGYDHVFNPGQYTEDMRDISLEHARLHSRALKVVDVGGGTGFTTLGVVRHVDPENVTLIDQSPHQLDKARKKKALRGIKIMKGDAEDLPFPTDTFDRYVSAGSIEYWPDPQRGIREAYRVLTADGVACMIGPVRPTFWLSRFFADMWMLFPTEEEYMKWFERAGFKDVELTRIGPKWYRGARRHGLVIGCCVTGIKTQSGDSPLQLGPKVEDVSKPHVNPVFVFFRFLIGTICATYFFLVPIYMWIKDKIVPQGRPI